Genomic segment of Octadecabacter arcticus 238:
TAGCCCTCGATAATCCGTACACAGATGATCTGAGCAATGGTCTGCGGGTCCAACTCTATTACCTCGACGACGTGCGGGGCGATGCGCAGGTTGAATTGTTCGAAAAAGCGCCAGACGGAACAGTCGAAATCACCCTGCACCGCACGGACGCAGAGGGCATCTCCACCCTGCCCGTCAAGGCGGGATACAGCTATTTGGTAGACGCCGTTGTGTTGCGCGAACCGTCCGCTGAGTTGGCCGTCGAGGCAGACATTGAATGGGAAACCCTTTGGGCCGCCCTGACATTTGGCGTGCCAGAATGAGTCTCCAGTTGCACGAACGCCCACTCAAGATCTAATGCGCCAACCGCCGCACCACAACAAATGTAGCGGTGCGGCGGTCGACGCATGACCCGTAAGGACTGTGCCTTAGGTTTCTAAAAAGCCACAGCCAACGGCTACTTATCCGTCAATTGGGCGTGGATCTTATCTTTCAACCGCATCCGCTCCTTACGTAGGTCGGAAATATGATCGTCCGAGGTCGGCTTCACGTCGGTTTCCGCCGTATGGACCGCGCGATTGACCGTGTGGTATTCCTCAAATAATTTAGAAAAATGGGCATCGCTAGCGCATAAATCATGCATCTTTCCGACATGTTCTGGAAACTCTTCTGCCAATTCGTGAGGGGTGTTCTACATTGTCACTCTTTCTCTTGAGGTATGATTGGTCACTTTTTGCTTCGTGTAGCGAACACAGGTGCCGTTAGGGTTTCTCCTTGCTCAAATCCAATGATGTCGGAGGCACGCGCCGCTGGATCAGTGGCTTTTTGTCAGGCATCTGCATTCGTTCGCTTAGCAAGGACATGATGCCATAGTTCGGGGCCCGCGTTGTTGACCCACATCAAACCGGATCGACGTCAGCTCTATTAGGATTGTCCGCAACTGGCGCGGTGCACAGCGAAAGTATGGCGCGACACAGCAATCAGAGTCATGCAATGCGATCCGTTTGGTGACTTACAAACCGATGCGCCGCATCACTATTTTTTCTAGACCAGACCATACCCCAGTGTGTCAGGGATGTTGTCCGCTGCTCTATTTTTCTCTAATTTTCAGGTGGGCGGATTAGGACAATGACATGGGATATTCACTGGAACGAAAAGCAGCTGTGCTGAAGCGGATGCTTCCGCCGAACAACGTGGCCATTCGGCAGCTTTCGCGGGAGGAAGGCATTTCGGAAGCGACGCTTTTCTCCTGGCGTGCTGAGGCGCGCAACAAGGGGCAGCTTTTGCCTGACGCTGATGCGAGCCCTGAGGGCTGGTCTTCACGTGACAAGTTTGCGGCGGTGTTGGAAACTGCTGCGCTGAACGAGGCTGACCTAGCCGAATACTGCCGCAAACGCGGCCTTTACCCGGCGCAGATTGCCATGTGGCGAGTTGCTTGCGAGCAGGCCAACGACTGGGACCGCACGAGTGCAGCACGTCTTGTGCGTGCGACCAAGGAAGACAAGAAACGGATGAAAGATTTGGAACGTGAGCTTGCTCGCAAGGATCGCGCACTGGCCGAAACTGCAGCACTGCTTGTTCTGCGAAAAAAGGCCTCAGCGATCTGGGGGGACGGAGAGGACGCATGATCAGCACCCCAGATCGCCAAACCGCAGTTGCTCTGATCAATGAGGCCGTCACCGCAGGAGCGCGGCGCGCCAAAGCCTGTTCCGAGTTGGAAATCAGCGAACGCACTCTGCGGCGCTGGACAAAAGACGGCGAGGTTCGCCCTGATAAGCGCCCCCTCGTGCCGCGTGCGGAACCAGCAAACGCGTTGAGTACGGCAGAACGCGCGGCTGTTCTAGATGTCTGTAATTCAAAGGAGTTCTCTAGCCTTCCCCCAAGTCAGATTGTGCCAAAGCTAGCCGATCAGGGTCGATATCTGGCCTCGGAATCGAGTTTCTACCGCATTTTGCGCGCCAATGGATTGCAGCATCACCGGGGTCGAGCCAAGTCCCCAGTCAAGCGTAAGAAGCCCACAAGCTATCAGGCCAGTGCGCCCTGTGAGGTCTGGACCTGGGACATTACCTGGATGCCGGGACCTGTCGCAGGCATGTTCTTCTATCTGTATCTGATCGTGGACATCTTCAGCCGGAAGATCGTGGGCTGTACATCCATGAGCGTGAAAGTGCGGATCTGGCTGCCATTCTGATCCGGCAAGCAGTGCTAGCGGAGGGCTGTCAGATGCGCCCCTTGGTTCTGCACGCTGACAACGGCAGTCCGATGAAGGGCGCCACGATGAAGGTGACGATGGAAAAACTAGGGATCACGGCCTCCTACAGTCGCCCTCGCGTAAGCAACGACAACCCTTTCTCAGAGGCGTTGTTCCGAACCTGCAAATACCGCCCGGACTGGCCGACCAAGGGCTTTGCCACCAAGGCGGATGCTCAAACCTGGGTCCAAACCTTCGCTGGTTGGTACAATAGTGAACACCTGCACAGCGCCATCCGCTTCGTCACGCCGAATGCGCGCCACGCAGGTCATGATCGTGCAACGCTCACAAATCGTGCCAATCTCTATGCCACTGCTCGCGCGCAAAACCCGCAACGCTGGTCAGGAAAAACCCGAAACTGGCAACCAGCAGGACCCGTCTGGCTGAACCCAGAAAACGAAATCAGCGCCTCTGAAATCAGAGACGCTGCAAGAAATCGGCGGACAACACCTTTGACAAACACCGGGTTGACCGTATCCAGAAATCACCAGCCATTGCGATCGACAAAACTAAAGACATAGTGCGTGTCACCGGCTTCGGGTCGCCGGTGGGGTTCGACGGATGGCCCACGCGCTTTGCAGCAAAGGCACAAGCGCCGGTTTTGCCCGGATTTGTAACCCAAACGGACGGGCGCCTGAAACTTCTCATTGGAAGCGCAATTGCGCCATCCGCGGACATCGTCGCCTCCTCTCAGAATTTGGTGACCCAGCTTGAAGGTTTCATCAAGTTGCACCCAGAGGAATGGGCGTTTTCAGTCGATAATACCAACGGCCGAATTAAGTGACCCTTGCCCATTCTCGATCTGTGATTGAACTTATTCGCTCTGGGTCGTTCGCAAAGAAGTTCCAAGCTTGTGCACATTTGTCGAGTATTTCGTCATAGGTGTCGAAAACTGTGATTGCGAGTTTATTAGCTCGCAGATAAGCCCAGACGTTTTCCATGGGGTTCAGTTCGGGTGAATACGGTGGCAGCTTAACGAGCGTAATTTTATCTGGCACCTGCAAACATTTTGCGCCATGCCACCCCGCCCCATCAACAATCAGCAAGGCATGTGAGCCGGGTGCGACAGCTTTTGCGATCTCATCAAGATGCAGCCCCATAGCCTCGGCGTTGACGTAGGGCAGGACGAGACCTGCGGCGGTACCACGTGCGGGACAAGCGGCACCAAAGATATAACTCCATTTGAAGCGTATATCACGGGGTGCGCGCGGGCGAGTTCCACGCTTGGCCCATTTACGGGTGAGTGTCCCCTGTTGTCCAACGCGGGCTTCATCTTGGAACCATACTTCAAGAGGCTTCCCCTTTGCATGTTCTGGCAGAGTATCGTTTACGAGGCTCGCAAAGTTTTTTTAAAAGCCTGCTGCGCTTCGCGATCAGTTTTCGGATGCTCTGGACGCACAGACAGGCGGCGAAAGCCATGCTTGGTTAGATATTTCCCAATCGTACGCACATGCAGTTTCACGTCGAACTCCTCTTCAACACGAGCCTGCAAGTCGACACAACGCCATCGTACTACGCCATCTTTTACTTTCCACAAACGGGATTAAAGCCACCGGCTTCCAGCCGGTCCGCTTTAGCGTAATGTACTATAATCTTCCCTCTCATTTTTAAGACCCCGCGAAGCGGTAAGGGTCTTAAAAATGAGAGGGAAGATTATGATCTATTCCACAGGAAGCCATACCAAATTTTATCACCGGTTTCACGTCGTCTGGACAACAAAATACCGATACAAAGTTATGCGCGGTGAGATGCGTGAGCGTATCCGTGAAATCATTATCCAAACATGCCAAGAACTTGGCGTG
This window contains:
- a CDS encoding YdcH family protein; this translates as MHDLCASDAHFSKLFEEYHTVNRAVHTAETDVKPTSDDHISDLRKERMRLKDKIHAQLTDK
- a CDS encoding IS630 family transposase; translation: MPEHAKGKPLEVWFQDEARVGQQGTLTRKWAKRGTRPRAPRDIRFKWSYIFGAACPARGTAAGLVLPYVNAEAMGLHLDEIAKAVAPGSHALLIVDGAGWHGAKCLQVPDKITLVKLPPYSPELNPMENVWAYLRANKLAITVFDTYDEILDKCAQAWNFFANDPERISSITDREWARVT
- a CDS encoding helix-turn-helix domain-containing protein; amino-acid sequence: MWKVKDGVVRWRCVDLQARVEEEFDVKLHVRTIGKYLTKHGFRRLSVRPEHPKTDREAQQAFKKTLRAS